AAGAACGCATACCAATTTTTTCTGTTACCTCCTCCTCTCATAGGGGTAGTTAGGCAGTCAGGTTTTGATCCTTTTATGAAACCTTACCATGTAGGGTGACCAAAATATCCGATGGTTACAACATGGTAATGGTCACAGTTGAGGATGGCAGAAACTTTGTTGCTGATGCTGTTATTGTAACTGTCCCTATTGGAATCCTTAAGGccaatttaattgaattttcacCAAAACTGCCTCATTGGAAGGCTGAAGCAATTAAAGATATTGGTAtgggaaatgaaaataagattGCCCTAAGATTTGATGCAGTGTTTTGGCCTAATGTAGAAGTTCTGGGCATAGTTGCACCCACCTCTTATGCCTGTGGTTATTTTCTCAATCTCCACAAGGCAACAGGCCATCCAATTCTTGTGTATATGGCAGCTGGCAAGTTTGCCTATGACCTTGAAAAGCTGTCTGATGAATCAGCTGCAAATTTTGCAATGCAACAGCTCAAGAAGATGTTTCCTGATGCTTCTAAGCCTGTAAGTTCACCTCTCATGTTATGAGTTTTCATTATTATGTGGGCTGGGACCACCACTTTTAATCTCTACATGACACATGATGAAGcgctattaatttttttttcataaattaaaaaagttaaatatatgtCACATAGAGATTGGTCAGGACCATAGACAAGTGGTGGTTTAGGACTACCTAATAATTTCTCACTTTCAGGAGCCTGATTTTTGAGTTTTGATGGACTACTGTAGGTTCAATATCTTGTGTCACATTGGGGAACAGACCCAAACTCTCTTGGTTGCTATGCTTGTGATTTAGTTGGGATGCCAGATGATGTGTATGAGAGGCTTCGTGCACCAGTAGGTAATCTATTCTTTGGCGGGGAAGCTGTTAGCATGGATGACCACCAGGGATCTGTGCATGGAGCTTACTCTTCTGGGGTGATGGCTGCTGAAAATTGTCAGAGACATCTTCTACAGAAACAAGGCCACATGGAAAGTCTTCCTCTAGTTCCTTCTGTTAGGCATGAAATATTTGAAACTACTATACCTCCTCAAATCTCTAGAATTTGATtatgtacccttccttgttcttGAAAATGAGAACAATGCTCAAAAGAATGAGTTGCTGATTAGATTAATTAATGCACATTGTAGTTCAACTTAAACCATAGTGACTAAAATATTTAGGGAAGCCaccataaaaaatcatattatccAAGAACTTTATTGCCAAATCAATTTTTCCTTCTTTGCATAAAGCAGAAATAAAAGGATCATAAGTTCATGACTATAAGCATAAGTTAACCCCTGCCCCTTCATAACCATCAGCACATTCGCAGCCTTGTTAACTTTGCCACACTAATAAAGCAAACTAATCAAAATGTTGTAGGTCATAATGTTTGGCTCacaattttttacaaatatatcaTACAACTCTCTCTATATAGTTTTCCATTTGCATCCATTAACACATTCTTTTTCATTAGTtaagttttattcaaaattataaaaccaagagggttaaaatttattaaataagacgtgagacttatttaattttttaattttcaataaattttcaataagaATGTGTGtttcttacattttttattaaaatattgtagGAAATTACATTCAAAGTGTAACCCTTTGACCAAAGATACTGTTAGTTTTGAgaaggaaattataaaaaacaaaggagagaagagagacaatacgtatgtgaaagaaataaaattattttattctaattcaaattgttctcagcagcgatataataaatagtaaaggataaactaattagataacaagatattagcaaaacagaatattaaaactaacttgctccttaaagataggaaccacttattgactaggctaatccattaaaactgccttactcctaaaatataggaaatcaacttattttttaaattctatcttaaaaactgaaaaataaaatattatgcagttataaaagtatatcttcaacacTCATCCTTGCTTTTGGAACTGCAAACTCCAATTCTTTGAGTTCAAGTTTGTTGATAGGTAGTGACTTTGTAAACATGTCAGCCAATTGATCTTTAGACTTGCAGTAAATTAAGTTCACTTCTCCACTTTGTTGcatctttatcaaataataaacctggatgttgaaatgtttaatcttCCCATGACACATGGGATTGTTTGCAATAGCAATGACTACttgattgtcaacaaaaattccaattttgttctttttagaaaataagaatGTTTGATCTTGTTGAAGTGAGATACATTAGACATCCAATCAAGCTCCCACAATATCCTTCATCAATGTTATCAACACTTTCTTCCTTGCTAAACTTCTCTTTTTGATTCATTGGTGTGCTAACAGACTTGCATTCTTCCATttgaaactttttcaaattttcttttgcatatttcctttttttcatgtttagcatTCTTTCAAAATGGCAATGATCAAGTCTCTTGTGCCAGAGTTCCGTGGGTGTGACTTGAGTGAAATAGGTTGTATGCTCCTCCTCTACTAGATCAAATGAAAagcttttacctttcattttaacccttagaacttcccggccaaaattgtcatagataaagcaatgttgatgttcaaaggacactttaaatccctttttaatcaactgacctacacttagcaagttttggtcaatgttaggtacataaagaacatctgatattaatttggtacctgaacacgttgaaattgcaacagttccttttccttttattggAATATAGACACCATTCTCAATTCTGACCTTTGAGACATTAGTTGGCTTCAAATCCTTGAATAGAGTCTTATCATTTGTCATGTGGTTCGTACAACCACTATCAATCAACCAACTTTCACTTGATTCACTACTCAAGAAGCATGTGGCCACAAACAGTTGGTCCTCTTCTTCTTGATTAGCAATCTGAGCTCTCTTATCATGATGATTTTTGTTGGCGCAGATCACCGCTTCATGCCCTATCTGGTTGCACTTGTTACATTTTGCATCTGGTCTCCTCCAACATTTGAAAGGTGCATGACCTTTTTTGCCACAATGCTGACAAggtggataatttttctttttatcattacCTTGGTTGTTTGCACTGTTTTCGCTGCTTGCTGGttgattcttcttgaaaaaatcttttttgctttcatcaACTTCATGATGTTTGGCGGGCAAAGCACCTTCGACAACACGATCTTGTCTCATCAACTTTCGCTGCTTTTGAGCTTGCAGGGCATGTAGCACTTCTGCCAATGTGATTTTTGACAGATCCTTTGTGTTCTCCAATGAAGCTATAGATGCTTCATACCTCTCCGGCACTGTTACCAAAATTTTCTCTACAATTCTCGAATCAGCAAAATCACTTTCCAACAACTTTATCTTGTTGGTAATACCCAACAATTTGTTtgagtattctttgattgtctcTGACTCTTTCATCCTTTGAGGCTCAAATTCCCTCCTTAAATTTAGCACTTGCATGCTTCGTATTCTATCATCTCCAGTGTATTCCTCTTTCAGATAATCCCAAATTGCTTTGGGTGATTTAAGAGTCATGATTCTGATGAATATCATTTGTGAAACACCAGTGAACAAACATGACCTCGcatttgccttcttcatctttctttccttgtgatttttaatttgggccatggtgggattttcaggcaacggatatatttcataatcctCTTCCGCAGCATCCCACAAATCCAAAGACTCCATGTAGGATTGCATTTTCACTTCCCAAAGATCATAATTCTCtccatcaaagattggaagagttatgtggAAAAAACTTGTTTCACCTTCCATGGTAGAGGTCCCGTAAGAATAAGGCTCtcgataccaattgttggttttgaggaggaaattataaaaaacagaggagagaagagagacaatacgtatgtggaggaaataaaattattttattctaattcaaattattCTCAACAAcgatacaataaatagcaaaagataaactaattagataacaagatattagcaaaacaaaatattaaaactaacttgctccttaaagataggaatcacttattgactaggctaatccattaaaattgccttactcctaaaatataagaaatcaacttatttactaaatcctatcttaaaaactgaaaaataaaatattatgcaattacaaaagtatatcttgAACAGATACATATTATTAAAGACGAGACACGGTATTCTTGACCTTGTCccttaattcaaatttcttaatcTTACCGGTTGAAGTCTTTGGCAAATCCTCCACAAACTTAACCAACTTGGGAACCATAAAGGGAGGCATATTCTTCCTACAATATCCAATAATGTCAGCCTCAGTCACATCATTCGTTTTATTATTACCTTCAAATTTCTTCAACACAACAAATGCACATGGACTCTCCCCCCATCTTGGGTGTGGCATTGCCACCACTGCAGCCTCCAACACCCTTGGGTGCTTATAAAGCACAGATTCCAACTCCACACTACTAATATTTTCCCCTCCTGAAATAATCACATCTTTGGATCTATCCTTTATTTCCAAATAACCATCTTTGTGTACAACCCCAACATCCCCAGTGTGAAACCACCCATCACAAAAGGCTTTTGAGGTTGACTCAGGATCTTTCAAATACCCCTTCATTATGCTACTTCCCCTTAACACAATCTCTCCCATTGTCTTCCCATCTCTTGGCACACTTTCCATTGTGTCCACATTGATCACATCAACATCTTCAAGTGTCAATATACTAATTCCTTGACGAGCTTTCAATTGAGCTTGTTCAACTTTTGGGAGCTGATTCCATTGTTGTTGCCACTCACACACCAACGCTGGTCCAGTTGCTTCTGTTGACCCGTATGCATGCATGACATGAAATCCAAGAGACTCAATCTTCTCAATCAAcga
The genomic region above belongs to Glycine max cultivar Williams 82 chromosome 14, Glycine_max_v4.0, whole genome shotgun sequence and contains:
- the LOC100806878 gene encoding polyamine oxidase 5 isoform X2 → MDAKELFSTNLIDGIAAARCLHDASFKVIVLESRDRIGGRIYTDYSFGCPVDMGASWLHGACNENPLAPLIRALGLTLYHTGGDNSVIFDHDLESCMLFNIDGHQVPQHIMMEVGDTYKRILAETVKVRDEHPDDMPILQAISIVLNRHPELRQQGLAHEVLQWYICRMEAWFASDADIIPLKTWDQEHILTGGHGLMVQGYDPVVKALANDLDIRLNHRVTKISDGYNMVMVTVEDGRNFVADAVIVTVPIGILKANLIEFSPKLPHWKAEAIKDIGMGNENKIALRFDAVFWPNVEVLGIVAPTSYACGYFLNLHKATGHPILVYMAAGKFAYDLEKLSDESAANFAMQQLKKMFPDASKPVQYLVSHWGTDPNSLGCYACDLVGMPDDVYERLRAPVGNLFFGGEAVSMDDHQGSVHGAYSSGVMAAENCQRHLLQKQGHMESLPLVPSVRHEIFETTIPPQISRI
- the LOC100806878 gene encoding polyamine oxidase 5 isoform X1 encodes the protein MDAKELFSTNLIDGTVTSHIKRQCNSPPTLIVIGAGISGIAAARCLHDASFKVIVLESRDRIGGRIYTDYSFGCPVDMGASWLHGACNENPLAPLIRALGLTLYHTGGDNSVIFDHDLESCMLFNIDGHQVPQHIMMEVGDTYKRILAETVKVRDEHPDDMPILQAISIVLNRHPELRQQGLAHEVLQWYICRMEAWFASDADIIPLKTWDQEHILTGGHGLMVQGYDPVVKALANDLDIRLNHRVTKISDGYNMVMVTVEDGRNFVADAVIVTVPIGILKANLIEFSPKLPHWKAEAIKDIGMGNENKIALRFDAVFWPNVEVLGIVAPTSYACGYFLNLHKATGHPILVYMAAGKFAYDLEKLSDESAANFAMQQLKKMFPDASKPVQYLVSHWGTDPNSLGCYACDLVGMPDDVYERLRAPVGNLFFGGEAVSMDDHQGSVHGAYSSGVMAAENCQRHLLQKQGHMESLPLVPSVRHEIFETTIPPQISRI
- the LOC100806878 gene encoding polyamine oxidase 5 isoform X3 → MGASWLHGACNENPLAPLIRALGLTLYHTGGDNSVIFDHDLESCMLFNIDGHQVPQHIMMEVGDTYKRILAETVKVRDEHPDDMPILQAISIVLNRHPELRQQGLAHEVLQWYICRMEAWFASDADIIPLKTWDQEHILTGGHGLMVQGYDPVVKALANDLDIRLNHRVTKISDGYNMVMVTVEDGRNFVADAVIVTVPIGILKANLIEFSPKLPHWKAEAIKDIGMGNENKIALRFDAVFWPNVEVLGIVAPTSYACGYFLNLHKATGHPILVYMAAGKFAYDLEKLSDESAANFAMQQLKKMFPDASKPVQYLVSHWGTDPNSLGCYACDLVGMPDDVYERLRAPVGNLFFGGEAVSMDDHQGSVHGAYSSGVMAAENCQRHLLQKQGHMESLPLVPSVRHEIFETTIPPQISRI